A stretch of Desulfovulcanus ferrireducens DNA encodes these proteins:
- a CDS encoding aldehyde ferredoxin oxidoreductase family protein yields the protein MFGFYGRIIVINLDDQSYTFESIPDDILAAHLGGKGLGTYLLLTMNPPGTDPLGPENHLIFTTGPVTQSLIWGGSRYGVFTKSPLTGFYTESYAGGKVPEAMDSIGVDAVVIKGQSKKPTALSIHPDGCTFFDASELWGLDSYKTEDEAKARFSLNKPGYRNPGAVVIGPAGENLVRLAVIENDYWRSAGRTGVGAVMGAKKLKAIVFQGDFRRPLYSSRDLAAYSKKFVSTNKNNPGVKAYKTLGTTMMVAMMNTVGAFPSRYWQQGTCAHWEKISGETYHKEHQVTPHACAKCFMACSRKAKIKSGPHQGLTIEGPEYETIYAFGGLCMIEEMDQIAYLNDLCDRLGLDTITGGNLCAFTIEAVRRGKVKYPIDYGQAQAVADLLKDIAMRRGIGSVLAEGIVFAARTWGLEDLAIHVKGLEPAGYDPRVLKGMGLAYAVADRGACHLRSTFYKPELAGHISPDAVKGKAEMLIDYEDRLTIFDSLILCRFYRDLYSWEELAKLVHLVTGLSVTKEDLKNIAASIADMTRQFNLREGLKPEHDRLPKRLHSEALPDGQSLNKEEFEYMLGEYYKLRGWNSERTD from the coding sequence ATGTTTGGATTTTATGGCCGCATTATTGTCATCAATCTTGACGATCAATCTTATACCTTTGAATCAATCCCTGATGATATCCTGGCTGCCCACCTTGGAGGCAAAGGCCTTGGCACTTATCTCCTTTTAACAATGAATCCGCCCGGAACCGATCCCCTGGGGCCGGAAAACCACCTGATTTTTACCACCGGACCTGTTACCCAGAGCCTTATCTGGGGAGGAAGCCGTTATGGCGTGTTTACCAAGTCCCCGTTAACCGGATTCTATACGGAATCGTATGCCGGGGGCAAAGTGCCAGAGGCTATGGATTCTATCGGTGTCGACGCCGTGGTCATCAAGGGCCAGAGCAAAAAACCAACTGCCCTGTCCATTCATCCTGATGGTTGCACTTTTTTTGACGCCTCAGAGCTCTGGGGACTGGACAGCTATAAAACCGAAGACGAAGCCAAGGCCAGGTTTAGTCTCAACAAACCCGGATACCGCAATCCCGGAGCAGTCGTTATTGGTCCGGCTGGCGAAAACCTGGTCCGGCTGGCTGTAATTGAAAACGACTACTGGCGCTCTGCAGGACGAACCGGCGTCGGTGCGGTAATGGGCGCCAAAAAACTCAAAGCCATTGTTTTCCAGGGCGACTTCAGACGTCCACTATATAGCTCCAGGGACCTGGCCGCCTATAGCAAAAAGTTTGTAAGCACCAATAAGAATAATCCCGGGGTCAAGGCTTACAAAACCCTGGGCACGACCATGATGGTAGCCATGATGAACACTGTCGGGGCATTCCCGAGCCGTTACTGGCAACAAGGTACATGTGCACATTGGGAAAAGATCAGTGGCGAGACATATCATAAAGAACATCAGGTTACCCCACACGCATGTGCCAAATGTTTTATGGCCTGTAGCCGCAAGGCAAAAATAAAAAGCGGTCCTCACCAGGGCCTGACCATTGAGGGACCCGAATACGAGACCATTTATGCCTTTGGCGGGCTATGTATGATTGAGGAGATGGACCAGATCGCCTATTTAAACGACCTCTGTGATCGTCTGGGGCTGGATACCATAACTGGCGGAAATCTTTGTGCCTTTACCATTGAGGCGGTCAGGCGGGGCAAAGTAAAATATCCCATTGATTACGGCCAGGCTCAGGCCGTGGCCGACCTGCTAAAGGATATAGCCATGCGCAGAGGAATCGGCTCTGTCCTGGCCGAGGGCATTGTTTTTGCTGCCAGAACCTGGGGCCTAGAAGACTTGGCCATCCACGTCAAAGGTCTGGAACCGGCCGGATATGACCCAAGAGTGCTCAAAGGCATGGGCCTGGCCTATGCTGTAGCAGATCGCGGCGCCTGCCATCTGCGTAGCACTTTTTACAAGCCGGAACTGGCCGGACATATCTCGCCTGACGCAGTTAAAGGCAAGGCCGAGATGTTGATCGATTATGAAGACAGGCTGACCATCTTTGACAGCTTGATCCTGTGTCGTTTCTACCGCGACCTGTATTCCTGGGAAGAGCTGGCCAAACTCGTACACCTGGTGACCGGTCTTTCCGTCACCAAAGAGGATTTGAAAAACATAGCCGCATCCATTGCCGATATGACACGGCAATTTAACCTGCGTGAAGGCCTAAAACCCGAACATGACCGCCTTCCAAAGCGGCTGCACAGCGAAGCCCTGCCAGACGGCCAGAGCCTGAACAAAGAAGAATTTGAATATATGCTTGGGGAATATTATAAATTGCGCGGGTGGAACAGTGAGCGAACGGATTAA
- the recJ gene encoding single-stranded-DNA-specific exonuclease RecJ, with translation MYWELRDQPDNPAKLYSWAQKLNISPLLAQLLYQRGLTTLSQMHFFLNPGLRYLSPLENWPNLLSAARLVAQSITRGEKLAVWGDYDVDGITATAMVKDFFSRREYKIDHYIPNRLESGYGLNIEGLEQLAGQGVKTLITVDCGISSHAEIARAKELGLKLIVTDHHLPQKDLPPADIIVNPKLSSCPCPELAGVGVAFLLCAALNTVLPGDKLDIRQFLDLVALGTIADIVDLTGENRILVKNGLLLLNEARRPGIRALKEVSGLGESSSLGSGDVGYILAPRINAAGRIGQPELALELLLTEDIQTARTLARQLDRLNTDRKKIEDEILEQAREQAAHLTQIKAKQGLVLYSPDWHPGVIGIVASRIVDEFYRPCLILTKENGLLKGSGRSIPEFDLYQGLSGLSHVLHGFGGHRQAAGLSLLPENLDQLKSLFNRQVIEELGPEPVKPRIVLDACLNFKDLTPTLLKELELLQPFGPGNPRPVFLGKDLRVQKQKLFGQGKHLGLFLRDEQRKITLRGQVWRKGEKWGQNNLENKSITIAFTPKLSLYNGLVSIDLNIKEILQVE, from the coding sequence ATGTACTGGGAACTAAGGGACCAGCCAGACAACCCGGCCAAGCTTTATTCCTGGGCCCAAAAACTAAATATATCTCCCCTTCTGGCCCAGCTTTTATATCAAAGAGGCCTCACAACCCTCTCACAAATGCACTTTTTTCTAAACCCTGGCCTGCGCTATTTAAGCCCACTTGAAAACTGGCCTAACCTGCTTTCCGCAGCCAGGCTTGTGGCCCAGAGTATAACTCGTGGGGAAAAGCTGGCGGTCTGGGGCGACTATGACGTGGATGGAATTACAGCCACGGCCATGGTCAAAGATTTTTTCTCCCGCCGCGAATACAAGATTGACCATTATATCCCTAACCGCCTTGAGAGCGGCTATGGCTTAAATATTGAAGGACTGGAACAACTGGCAGGGCAAGGAGTCAAGACCCTGATAACTGTTGACTGCGGCATTTCCAGCCATGCTGAAATTGCCAGAGCTAAAGAGTTGGGACTCAAATTAATTGTTACAGACCACCATCTGCCCCAAAAAGACCTTCCCCCGGCCGATATTATCGTCAACCCAAAACTCAGCTCCTGTCCCTGTCCTGAGCTGGCAGGTGTAGGCGTAGCCTTTCTTCTTTGTGCAGCCCTAAACACCGTCCTACCGGGAGACAAGCTGGATATCCGGCAGTTTCTGGACCTGGTGGCCCTGGGAACCATTGCGGATATTGTCGACCTGACCGGCGAGAACCGTATCCTGGTCAAAAACGGCCTTCTTCTTTTAAATGAAGCCAGAAGGCCGGGAATCAGGGCTTTAAAAGAGGTTAGCGGCCTGGGAGAGTCGTCCAGCCTGGGCTCTGGTGATGTAGGCTACATCCTGGCCCCCAGGATCAACGCTGCCGGTCGCATTGGCCAGCCGGAACTTGCCCTGGAACTACTTTTAACTGAAGATATACAAACCGCCCGCACCCTGGCCAGGCAACTGGACAGATTAAACACAGACAGGAAAAAAATAGAAGATGAAATCCTTGAGCAGGCCAGGGAACAGGCAGCGCATCTAACCCAGATAAAGGCTAAACAAGGCCTGGTCCTATACTCTCCGGATTGGCATCCCGGAGTGATTGGCATTGTGGCCTCGCGCATTGTGGATGAATTCTACCGGCCATGCCTGATTTTAACCAAAGAAAACGGGCTGCTAAAGGGCTCCGGTCGCAGCATCCCTGAATTTGACCTCTACCAGGGGCTCTCTGGTTTAAGTCATGTTCTGCATGGTTTTGGCGGACACAGGCAGGCAGCAGGCTTAAGTTTGCTTCCTGAAAACCTGGATCAATTAAAATCTCTTTTTAACCGGCAGGTAATAGAAGAATTAGGGCCAGAGCCCGTGAAACCCAGGATTGTCCTCGACGCCTGTCTTAATTTCAAGGACCTGACGCCAACGCTTTTAAAAGAACTGGAGCTGCTCCAACCCTTTGGACCTGGTAATCCCAGACCAGTTTTTTTGGGCAAAGATTTACGCGTCCAGAAACAGAAACTCTTTGGTCAAGGTAAACATCTGGGACTATTTTTGCGCGACGAACAAAGAAAAATCACGCTGAGGGGGCAGGTCTGGCGCAAAGGCGAAAAATGGGGCCAGAACAACCTGGAAAATAAATCCATAACCATTGCCTTCACCCCAAAACTCTCACTTTATAACGGTCTTGTAAGTATAGACCTAAATATTAAGGAAATCTTACAGGTGGAATAG